One genomic window of Tetrapisispora phaffii CBS 4417 chromosome 13, complete genome includes the following:
- the TPHA0M01030 gene encoding opsin family protein (similar to Saccharomyces cerevisiae YRO2 (YBR054W) and MRH1 (YDR033W); ancestral locus Anc_3.263) — MSQFIDLVKRGGNEAIKLNPPTGADFHITDRGSDWLFTVFCVNILFSLIYTALMFRKPVGERKLYYTAIAPTFFMGIAYFTMASNLGWTPIKAEFNHVKTSTQETHPGYRQVFYARYVGWFLAFPWVMVQLSIIGNTPLQHIFFNVASTEVFVVAWLIGSLIHSTYKWGYWVFGIAGSFTTCVSLMTTTRNIMKKENKDNGVHQVFTILVSVVMFLWFVYPVSWGLCEGGNVLQPDSEMIFYGVLDLLMLCFVPFLFILFSNYLGDRIRPKKHDDIEKVLSSPSLGSPNMNSPTPVPSPAAATPKAEKKKHKKKHSKK, encoded by the coding sequence ATGTCAcaatttattgatttagTCAAAAGAGGTGGCAATGAAGCCATCAAATTGAATCCACCAACTGGTGCTGATTTCCACATTACCGACAGGGGTTCTGATTGGTTATTTACTGTCTTCTGTGTTAACATTTTATTCAGTTTAATCTACACAGCTCTAATGTTCAGAAAGCCAGTAGgtgaaagaaaattatacTACACTGCTATTGCTCCAACTTTCTTTATGGGTATTGCTTACTTTACAATGGCTTCCAATTTAGGTTGGACTCCAATTAAGGCCGAATTCAACCATGTCAAAACTTCGACTCAAGAAACTCATCCAGGTTACAGACAAGTCTTTTACGCCAGATACGTTGGTTGGTTCTTAGCTTTCCCATGGGTTATGGTTCAATTGAGTATTATTGGTAACACTCCATTACAACACATCTTCTTCAACGTCGCTTCTACTGAAGTTTTCGTTGTCGCTTGGTTGATTGGTTCTTTAATTCACTCTACTTACAAATGGGGTTACTGGGTCTTTGGTATTGCTGGTTCATTCACTACCTGTGTCTCTTTAATGACCACTACCAGAAACATCATGAAGAAGGAAAACAAAGACAACGGTGTCCATCAAGTTTTCACTATCTTGGTTTCTGTTGTTATGTTCTTATGGTTCGTCTACCCAGTTTCTTGGGGTTTATGCGAAGGTGGTAATGTTTTACAACCAGATTCTGAAATGATTTTCTACGGTGTTttagatttattaatgttatGTTTCGTTCCATTCTTATTCATCTTGTTCTCCAATTACTTAGGTGACAGAATTCGTCCAAAGAAGCACGATGACATTGAAAAGGTTTTATCCTCTCCAAGTCTAGGTTCTCCAAACATGAACTCTCCAACTCCAGTTCCATCTCCAGCCGCTGCTACTCCAAAGGCtgaaaagaagaagcaCAAGAAGAAGCACAgtaagaaataa
- the MRX18 gene encoding 17-beta-hydroxysteroid dehydrogenase-like protein (similar to Saccharomyces cerevisiae YBR056W; ancestral locus Anc_3.266) produces the protein MSNFNQPPNIDQIFKYRTNYGVNLGSLFVLESWIYGDLFDKGGASELDAIRTQVKSSSVAATAAKLAKHYNDYISSIAWDYLANKAGTTALRVPIGYWHVNNGNFTKDTVFSEISAVYQAAKPWDILKRLIDKANSYQIGILIDLHGLPGGANSAAHSGSINQPPTFFDNNKFKSLVIDNILPFIVKDVCINKQNVIGLQIVNEADFNEKAVNQKDYYIRAVSKIRNLQPTLPVIISDGWWPDQFSNWVKDNNLVSNVVIDTHIYRCYSDSDKSKNANQIISELKDSINIPADGADFVVGEYSCVLDEQTWQKTSGDRGTIIKNFGLEQNRQFKIKSSWGWFFWTLQFKYGDGGEWGYIPQCEKGNIFLRVSNQNTIPVDQNRIESIIKDHINYWKDKGGDKMEHWRYIDGIYKAAYDIQAFQSFKNSSIGRWVSWTKLRRDHYVALKGNSAYMWEYDQGYARGLQEFNKR, from the coding sequence atgAGCAATTTTAACCAACCTCCAAATATTgatcaaatatttaaatacagGACGAATTATGGTGTAAATTTAGGttctttatttgttttagAATCCTGGATTTACGGTGATCTTTTTGATAAAGGTGGTGCTTCGGAATTAGATGCTATAAGGACACAAgttaaatcatcatcagtAGCTGCAACAGCAGCTAAATTGGCAAAACATTATAATGATTatatttcatcaattgCTTGGGATTATTTAGCAAATAAAGCTGGAACCACTGCCCTTAGAGTGCCAATTGGTTATTGGCATGTAAATAACGGAAATTTCACAAAAGATACTGTCTTTAGTGAAATTAGTGCGGTTTATCAGGCCGCTAAGCCTTGGGATATCTTAAAGCgtttaattgataaagCAAATTCATACCAGATTGGTATTTTAATAGATTTACATGGTTTACCAGGGGGTGCAAATTCAGCTGCGCACAGTGGTTCTATCAATCAACCACcaacattttttgataataataaattcaaaagtttAGTGATTGATAATATCTTACCTTTTATTGTAAAGGACGTTTGTATAAATAAGCAAAATGTCATTGGACTACAAATAGTTAATGAGGCTGACTTTAATGAAAAGGCAGTTAATCAAAAAGATTATTATATAAGGGCTGTTAGCAAAATTAGAAATCTACAACCAACTCTTCCTGTTATAATTTCAGATGGTTGGTGGCCGGatcaattttcaaattggGTGAAGGATAATAATCTAGTCTCCAATGTAGTAATTGATACTCATATTTATAGATGTTATTCAGACAGCGATAAGTCCAAAAATGCTAACCAAATTATCAGCGAATTAAAGGACTCTATCAACATTCCTGCTGATGGAGCAGATTTTGTTGTTGGTGAATATTCATGTGTGCTTGATGAGCAAACATGGCAAAAGACATCAGGTGACAGAGGAACTATTATAAAAAACTTTGGTTTAGAACAAAATCGTCAATTTAAGATTAAAAGTTCTTGGGGATGGTTTTTCTGGACATTGCAGTTTAAATATGGTGATGGTGGTGAATGGGGTTATATTCCCCAATGTGAAAAAggtaatatttttcttagGGTAAGTAACCAAAACACAATACCGGTTGACCAAAATAGGATAGAAAGTATAATCAAAGACCATATCAACTATTGGAAAGATAAAGGAGGCGATAAAATGGAACATTGGAGATACATTGATGGGATTTATAAAGCTGCTTATGATATACAAGCATTTCAAAGCTTTAAAAATTCGAGCATCGGAAGATGGGTTTCATGGACCAAACTCCGTAGGGATCACTATGTTGCTTTGAAAGGTAACAGCGCATATATGTGGGAATATGATCAAGGGTATGCTAGAGGTTTACAAGAATTTAACAAGCGTTAG
- the TPHA0M01065 gene encoding uncharacterized protein (similar to Saccharomyces cerevisiae YDR034W-B and YBR056W-A; ancestral locus Anc_3.267) — translation MGHHHHPPQPAYYQQQQPVYQLQQPQPIYIQQNPPSNNDNCCGACCGGCCGALWSCFTVISQVLCCCCILEACCVF, via the coding sequence ATGggtcatcatcatcatcctCCACAACCAGCTTATTaccaacaacaacagcCTGTTTACCAACTACAGCAGCCACAACCAATATATATCCAACAAAATCCACCATCAAATAATGACAACTGTTGTGGTGCATGTTGTGGTGGATGCTGTGGTGCTTTGTGGAGTTGTTTCACAGTTATTTCACAAGTTTtatgttgttgttgtatATTAGAAGCATGTTGTGTATTTTGA
- the PRP6 gene encoding U4/U6-U5 snRNP complex subunit PRP6 (similar to Saccharomyces cerevisiae PRP6 (YBR055C); ancestral locus Anc_3.265) encodes MERPAFLDKKPPPGYVPGIGRGATGFSTRGSKKGNESNVIPKRFNNNSIELDPADLEAENIFTNIDKKLANRNRKKASKKDIDEATNFIDLKTNLSKVSNTEWLHLPEATDITRRNKRQRLEEQMNRKFFAAPDTLLSSAKGSNSHALDLSKLTEEREKLLGTIIDTAVDIKKNDSVSETTDYLDALDDIHEKDLSDNYNNESSKEAKEKMRAILKSYRKSDPRNPDSWIASARLEKNCRNIKLAQKLLNEGCRNCPKSEEIWLENIKLNENNNALCRTIVTRGIQYNLQSLNLWLKAIDLESDNNNKQILLRKAITKLPKKEELWELAADYETDMNEKIKILLKAVEFVPYSINLWIKLINSQPYEGAKKSLISAKNMLPKEYKLCVISLSLEEKFNDNCTLEELIKIADNCFEKLFLNGVKITFEKWLEEAHILEKQYKFLKSAEAIIMKSLSVCNSEEPLSNIIAKFRKLEDSYCKVIGFKYVLSIDPSQYNVLTLMKRTCETLNKLEIFYSTFETILFSNPFDKESNIIRKHPILSLIYAKEIWRYNYDPEKALMILNKSIEVVPENVDMWTAKLKILCELGNFNEVESVFEKSINILKSYKNNDIVKIYYKHINYLRFRQLNMEALNLLEKEYIVLFPKDVKLKLQRSQIYRDLGQYEEACKQLKLDIESLPFEPKLSIALSEINESYLNKVTLARSNLDLSIVKNPSSSELYLGKINLEKRSGNLKQVEYILSQSFSKFPNDVDLWVEKLLLVNDKKSITKKGLFQDALKNTKNNFKILLQIGISFFNDLQYTTSLKWIERSIKSNPKYGDSWIWLSRCYIKLKKPLDTCLEQVNKNEPKYGKEWIKISKGISTQYLTDVDKLKECLKQKN; translated from the coding sequence ATGGAGAGACCTGCATTTTTAGATAAAAAACCCCCTCCTGGGTATGTTCCTGGTATTGGACGTGGGGCAACTGGATTTTCCACTAGAGGTAGTAAGAAAGGTAATGAGAGCAATGTAATTCCCAAGAGATTTAACAATAACAGTATTGAATTAGATCCTGCTGACCTAGAGGCTGAGAATATATTCACGAATATAGACAAAAAACTAGCAAATAGAAACAGAAAGAAAGCATCCAAGAAAGATATCGATGAAGCtacaaattttattgatttgaaaACCAACTTATCCAAAGTATCCAATACAGAATGGTTGCATTTACCAGAAGCTACTGATATCACtagaagaaataaaagaCAAAGACTTGAGGAACAGATGaatagaaaattttttgCTGCTCCTGATACATTACTCTCTTCCGCTAAGGGTTCAAATTCACATGCCTtagatttatcaaaattaacGGAAGAGagagaaaaattattaggAACAATTATTGACACAGCTGTtgacattaaaaaaaatgattcaGTTTCTGAAACTACAGACTACTTGGATGCATTGGATGACATTCATGAAAAAGATTTGAGTGACAATTACAATAATGAGTCTTCAAAAGAAGCCAAAGAGAAAATGCGTGcaatattaaaatcatataGAAAATCTGACCCAAGGAATCCTGACAGTTGGATAGCGTCAGCTAGACtggaaaaaaattgtagaaatataaaattagcACAGAAATTACTCAATGAAGGTTGCAGAAATTGTCCCAAATCGGAAGAAATTTGGttagaaaatatcaaattaaatgaaaataataatgcacTATGTAGAACTATTGTCACTAGAGGTATACAATATAATTTACAGTCACTGAATCTTTGGCTTAAAGCTATTGACTTAGAAAGcgataacaataacaaacAAATACTTTTAAGGAAGGCTATCACTAAACTCCCCAAGAAAGAAGAACTATGGGAATTAGCTGCAGATTATGAAACAGACATGAatgaaaagattaaaattCTATTGAAAGCTGTGGAATTTGTGCCCTATAGTATTAATTTATggataaaattaattaattcacAGCCCTACGAAGGTGCCAAGAAGTCACTCATTAGTGCTAAAAATATGTTACCTAAAGAATATAAACTGTGTGTTATTTCATTAAGTTTAGAAGAGAAATTTAATGACAACTGTACTCTAGAAGAATTAATTAAGATAGCAGATAATTGCTTTGAgaaattgtttttaaaCGGCGTTAAAATAACTTTTGAGAAGTGGCTTGAAGAAGCAcatattttagaaaaacaatataagtttttaaaatcagCTGAAGcgataataatgaaatcattaaGTGTTTGTAATTCTGAAGAACCactatcaaatattattgcaaaatttagaaaattagaagattcATATTGTAAGGTAATAGGTTTTAAATATGTGTTATCCATAGATCCTAGTCAATATAACGTATTGACACTAATGAAACGTACCTGCGAGACACTTAATAAGTTAGAGATTTTTTATTCCACATTTGAAACCATATTATTCAGCAATCCGTTTGATAAAGAGAGTAACATAATTCGTAAACATccaattttatctttaatataCGCTAAGGAAATATGGAGATACAATTATGATCCTGAAAAAGCTCttatgattttaaataaatcaattgaagtTGTACCTGAGAACGTTGATATGTGGACAGccaaattaaaaatattatgtgAATTAGGGAATTTCAATGAAGTTGAGTCtgtatttgaaaaatctataaatattttgaaaagttataaaaataatgacatTGTAAAGATCTATTATAAAcatatcaattatttaaGGTTTCGACAATTGAATATGGAAGCACTAAACTTATTAGAGaaagaatatattgttttgtttCCCAAAGATgttaaattgaaattacAACGAAGTCAAATATATAGAGATTTAGGTCAATACGAGGAAGCATGtaaacaattaaaactAGATATAGAAAGTTTACCATTTGAAccaaaattatcaattgcaCTATCTGAGATAAATGAAAGTTACTTAAATAAAGTTACATTGGCTAGATCAAACCTTGATTTATCAATAGTGAAAAATCCATCATCATCTGAGTTGTATTTAggtaaaataaatttagaGAAAAGATCAGGAAACTTAAAACaagttgaatatatattatcacaatcattttctaaatttcCCAATGATGTAGATCTATGggttgaaaaattattattagtcaatgataaaaaatctATTACAAAGAAAGGCTTATTTCAAGATGCATTGAAAAACACAaaaaataactttaaaatattattacaaattggtatttcatttttcaatgatttACAATACACAACAAGTTTAAAATGGATAGAAAGGTCAATTAAGAGCAATCCAAAATATGGAGATTCATGGATATGGTTATCAAGAtgttatattaaattaaagaaaccACTTGATACTTGTCTTGAACAAGTTAACAAAAATGAACCTAAATATGGTAAAGAATGGATAAAAATTTCCAAAGGTATTTCTACTCAATACCTAACTGAtgttgataaattaaaagaatgtttaaaacaaaaaaattaa
- the LYS14 gene encoding Lys14p (similar to Saccharomyces cerevisiae LYS14 (YDR034C); ancestral locus Anc_3.264), protein MISSEDKSNNTSPGSNTSSERRDTYNSNSVLGSSNSTTPLYTSNISSISSVEKIDPSILSKSANQNANKYLDLNSTALGSVPSSNTNSPNDLSALQSAQSDSITPDPLSIVSKLSSTSVSSTSKDSHGNPIKRKYSRNGCTECKRRRMKCDETKPTCWQCSRLNRHCVYVFNPKNKKRNKDLLATALSSNDNEDKFKLKKTISGTTSISSIKSESKNSTNSLNYYSDLSISNSKENISNSTDKTNTNKIDETLNYNANLLIQNLNDIVNMKLNDSITLNEGLKDLESFELDIPELLNGESPSSSIPISFQMKNVITFNTELTALKLDKIHEKYLKMFYYDCMDSIAPFFQDQSNPLRDIILSFAKSESYLLSAVLSVGASIYHRKTNDIEDEKNYCQYLSHCLRFLDEQFQTESNVIDKIEPIILTVILLAWDCIYTMNSQWRSHLKGIIDLFKKINAGNSSKIINVAKSWFKIMETFASISTNFGGSLTDESDIDLIFDPYDYQYTDSLKYLNIMTPVNEFNLLRGHKEDFDIVIKEVIKALNKIRDLNSKKNDNKKIVTGQLNNLPMSFQRTIISSTNEGSTEDEETVSYFTIQKILVEIDRQLDYEFISKTGVIAADSPSHPNNSEIKDNAIDTVVLANGHVIAVSWYDISHQTQVLSFLLIVLLKILKIPKESSSVQEICRKIMSFFKFLESDEPPTNRRTCYSNFAVLLAGLNTFDENTRTLIRKYYNLNINSGFSRLSEHSMNRLEKVWAGNDQHNSNHDIVTW, encoded by the coding sequence ATGATCTCTTCCGAggataaatcaaataatacTAGTCCAGGTAGTAATACGAGTTCAGAGAGGAGGGACACTTATAATAGTAATAGTGTTTTGGGTAGTTCAAATTCAACTACTCCATTGTATACAAGtaatatttcatcaatatcaagTGTTGAAAAAATAGATCCGAGTATTCTATCTAAAAGTGCAAATCAAAATgctaataaatatttagattTAAATTCTACTGCTTTAGGTTCTGTACCTTCATCAAATACAAATAGTCCAAATGATTTATCTGCATTACAATCTGCACAATCAGATTCAATCACTCCAGATCCCTTATCTATTgtatcaaaattatcaagCACATCTGTATCATCAACTTCTAAAGATTCTCATGGGAATCCCATCAAGagaaaatattcaagaaatgGATGCACAGAAtgtaaaagaagaagaatgaAATGTGATGAAACAAAACCAACATGCTGGCAATGTTCAAGATTGAATCGTCATTGTGTTTATGTTTTTAAtccaaaaaataaaaaaagaaataaagatttattaGCAACCGCATTATCAagtaatgataatgaagataaattcaaattgaagaaaacaattTCAGGTACaacttcaatttcttcaattaaatcagaatcaaaaaattctacaaatagtttaaattattattctgATTTATCAATCTCTAATagtaaagaaaatatttcaaattcaacTGATAAAACAAACACTAACAAAATAGatgaaactttaaattACAAtgcaaatttattaattcaaaatttaaatgatattgtaaatatgaaattaaatgattcaATCACTTTGAATGAAGgtttaaaagatttagaGTCATTCGAATTGGACATCCCTGAATTACTAAATGGGGAGAGTCCATCAAGTTCTATACcaatttcatttcaaatgaaaaacGTAATTACTTTCAATACAGAACTAACTGCTTTGAAATTAGATAAAATtcatgaaaaatatttaaaaatgttcTATTACGATTGCATGGACTCCATAGCACCATTTTTTCAAGATCAATCAAATCCACTAAGAGATATAATCTTATCATTTGCTAAATCAGAATCATATCTACTATCTGCTGTATTATCTGTAGGGGCTTCAATTTATCACAGAAAGACAAATGATATAGAAGAcgaaaaaaattattgtcAATATTTATCTCATTGTTTGAGATTTTTAGATgaacaatttcaaacaGAATCTAATGTTATAGATAAAATCGAACCGATCATCTTAACTGTTATTCTTCTAGCTTGGGACTGTATTTACACTATGAATTCACAATGGCGATCACATTTAAAAGGTATCATTGATTTGtttaagaaaataaatGCTGGAAActcttcaaaaataataaacgTTGCAAAATCATGGTTCAAGATCATGGAAACCTTTGCAAGTATTAGTACGAACTTTGGTGGCTCTCTTACCGATGAATCTGATATcgatttaatttttgacCCGTATGATTACCAATATACTGattcattgaaatatcTAAATATTATGACGCCCGTAAACGAGTTTAATCTATTACGTGGGCATAAAGAagattttgatattgtaaTAAAAGAAGTAATAAAAGCTTTGAACAAAATAAGagatttaaattcaaaaaaaaatgataacaaaaaaattgtcACTGGccaattgaataatttaccTATGTCATTTCAAAGGACAATTATAAGCTCTACAAATGAGGGATCAACcgaagatgaagaaacGGTATCttattttacaattcaaaaaatattagttGAAATTGATAGACAATTAGACTATGAGTTCATAAGTAAAACTGGTGTTATCGCAGCAGATAGTCCATCGCATCCAAACAATAGTGAGATAAAAGATAATGCAATTGATACTGTTGTGTTAGCTAATGGACACGTAATAGCAGTGAGTTGGTATGATATATCACACCAGACACAagtattatcatttttgcTAATCGTTTTGCtaaagatattgaaaataccAAAAGAATCCAGCAGTGTTCAAGAGATCTGTAGAAAAATCATGtcattctttaaatttttagagAGTGACGAACCTCCAACAAATAGAAGAACATGTTATTCTAATTTTGCTGTTCTATTAGCAGGTCTAAATACTTTTGATGAAAACACTAGAACTTTGATAAGAAAATACTATAACTTAAACATAAATAGTGGATTTTCAAGATTATCTGAGCATAGTATGAATAGGTTAGAAAAAGTATGGGCAGGCAACGACCAACACAACTCAAACCATGATATTGTCACTTGGTAA
- the ARO3 gene encoding 3-deoxy-7-phosphoheptulonate synthase ARO3 (similar to Saccharomyces cerevisiae ARO3 (YDR035W); ancestral locus Anc_3.268), which produces MFIKNDNAGDRKCLEDWRIKGYDPLTPPDLLQHEYPISEKGKNIIVNGRESACDIINGKDDRLIIVIGPCSIHDPKAALEYCDRLAKLSDKLSGDLLIIMRAYLEKPRTTVGWKGLINDPDIDNSFQINKGLRISREMFTKLVEKLPIASEMLDTISPQFLSDCFSLGAIGARTTESQLHRELASGLSFPIGFKNGTDGGLQVAIDAMCAAAHEHYFLSVTKPGVTAIVGTEGNEDTFVILRGGKHGTNFDPENVNIAKGQLEKAKLVGENNEKRRIMIDCSHGNSNKDYKNQPKVAQSIYDQLTAGENSLCGVMIESNLVGGRQDVPKEGGRDKLIYGCSITDACISWETTEDVLELLAKGVRNRREALKK; this is translated from the coding sequence atgttcattaaaaatgacAACGCAGGTGACAGAAAGTGTCTAGAAGACTGGAGAATTAAAGGTTATGATCCACTGACCCCTCCTGATTTGCTTCAACATGAATATCCAATTTCAGAGAAGggtaaaaatataatcGTCAATGGTAGAGAGTCTGCTTGTGATATCATTAACGGTAAAGATGACCGTCTAATTATCGTGATAGGTCCATGTTCTATTCATGATCCAAAAGCTGCTTTAGAATATTGTGACAGATTGGCCAAACTTTCTGATAAATTATCTGGTGAccttttaattattatgaGAGCTTACCTAGAAAAACCTAGAACTACAGTCGGTTGGAAAGGTTTAATCAATGATCCAGATATCGATAACtcttttcaaatcaataaaGGTTTGAGAATCTCAAGAGAAATGTTTACAAAGTTAGTAGAAAAATTGCCAATTGCAAGTGAAATGCTGGATACAATTTCGCCACAATTTCTAAGCGACTGTTTCTCTTTAGGTGCCATTGGTGCTAGAACTACTGAATCTCAATTGCATAGAGAATTAGCTTCAGGATTATCTTTCCCAATTGGTTTCAAAAATGGTACTGATGGTGGTTTACAAGTTGCTATTGACGCTATGTGTGCTGCGGCTCATGAACATTACTTTTTATCCGTTACAAAGCCAGGTGTCACTGCCATTGTAGGTACCGAAGGTAATGAGGATACTTTTGTCATTTTAAGAGGTGGTAAACACGGTACTAACTTTGACCCAGAAAACGTAAATATTGCCAAAGGACAACTAGAGAAAGCTAAGTTAGTAGGcgaaaataatgaaaagagAAGAATCATGATTGATTGTTCCCATggtaattcaaataaagatTACAAAAATCAACCAAAGGTTGCACAAAGTATCTATGATCAATTAACTGCTGGTGAAAATTCCTTATGTGGTGTTATGATTGAATCCAATCTAGTAGGTGGCAGACAAGATGTTCCAAAAGAAGGTGGTAGAGATAAGTTGATCTATGGTTGTTCAATTACTGATGCTTGTATCAGTTGGGAAACTACTGAAGATGTCCTAGAATTATTAGCTAAGGGTGTCAGAAACAGAAGGGAAGCtctaaaaaaataa
- the TPHA0M01020 gene encoding regucalcin (similar to Saccharomyces cerevisiae YBR053C; ancestral locus Anc_3.262), giving the protein MPEIVSYKNIKPFVRLQDPKLSEGISVFNNRLLWVDIFRSEIYLLNKPLDEVPQDTLSEAEKHELRTFPINHTTYDGEYPFDHTKYSEVVGVVYPYDQQNQYILFGSKFGIGKLELKTGKWTYLVTFDRCDTLTKERFMRLRSNDGGISKDGNYLYIGLMDTFNEDLTDEGCILEYEFKTDKLTMLFNRYKVKIPNSIHYDKTDSNILYITDSLNFKIWKYNKQTDERTELINVQKVNSEFESPEPDGSLIDYEDNLFVTAVWSTNKVQIFDLITGTLQRELLLPVPRISCCCRYKHDLFITTANMNIDNDKTHDNEDTVGGSIYRIPNVFKSTTTASTKIYPSL; this is encoded by the coding sequence ATGCCAGAAATTGTTTCCTATAAAAACATAAAGCCATTTGTGAGATTGCAAGATCCCAAACTAAGTGAAGGTATCTCCGTGTTCAACAATAGGTTACTTTGGGTCGATATCTTCAGAAGTGAAATTTATCTATTAAATAAACCTCTAGATGAAGTTCCCCAAGACACATTGAGTGAAGCTGAGAAACACGAATTGAGAACTTTCCCCATCAACCATACGACATATGATGGCGAATATCCATTCGATCATACTAAGTACTCGGAGGTAGTCGGTGTTGTGTATCCATACGATCAACAGAACCAGTATATTTTGTTCGGTTCCAAATTTGGTATTGGTAAGTTAGAGCTCAAAACCGGCAAATGGACATACCTGGTGACATTTGACCGATGCGACACGCTAACCAAAGAAAGGTTCATGAGATTGAGATCTAACGACGGCGGAATCTCCAAAGACGGCAATTACTTGTACATAGGTCTAATGGACACCTTCAATGAAGACTTGACCGACGAAGGCTGTATTCTTGAATATGAGTTCAAGACAGACAAGTTGACGATGTTATTCAATCGCTATAAAGTGAAGATCCCCAACTCTATCCACTACGATAAGACAGATTCTAATATTCTGTACATCACCGATTCGTTGAATTTCAAGATCTGGAAGTACAATAAACAAACAGACGAAAGAACGGAATTGATCAACGTCCAGAAAGTCAACAGCGAGTTCGAATCACCCGAACCCGACGGATCCCTAATCGATTACGAAGATAACTTGTTTGTCACTGCCGTGTGGTCGACCAACAAGGTCCAAATCTTCGACCTCATCACAGGAACACTTCAAAGAGAACTGCTCTTGCCGGTCCCAAGAATATCCTGTTGCTGCAGATACAAACACGACTTGTTCATCACCACCGCCAACATGAACATCGACAACGACAAGACCCACGACAACGAAGACACCGTTGGTGGTTCCATCTATCGAATCCCAAACGTGTTCAAATCGACAACCACGGCCAGCACTAAAATCTACCCATCACTCTGA